The following coding sequences lie in one Dehalobacter sp. 12DCB1 genomic window:
- a CDS encoding penicillin-binding transpeptidase domain-containing protein: MKKTKQYFYREWLVYGLLIGLSVLILGRLFYLQVINSAALKARGAAFQATSQTMLYERGTITDAQGNVLAKSVPVKDVYADPRMLDESIAKDKTLTSEQILQKKEKIAQNIAAILGEDKNDILTLLRKDLAWVSLKRQVDISTVEKLKKLNIKGIGFTDNYKRTYPAGEMGAAILGIVNMAGEGVEGLEYSYNAELKGEANLENPEETDQNNEIQNNVHSGDNLTLTLDSTIQHLIEHELDDIVAETKPQRAVILAMDPKTGKILGMGSRPSYDPNNYASTKPDQRKNLAISMIYEPGSTFKIITGAAALEENTINTTQLFSDPGYLVVGGRRITNWDSDRKAHGNITFVDGMKLSSNVVLAQVGQKLGKDLFYTYLKSFGFGSLTDVDISGEERGLLIDKSKIKSIELATMSFGQANLVTPVQLLTAICAVANGGHLMQPYIVENIKNKDGEIISKTQPKVVRQVISETTSKTVSDILVSVVDSGTGSRAKIPGIKVAGKTGTAQKIDPKTGMYSDTDYIVSFVGYAPANDPKIAVLVVIDTPHAPVIQGGTLGGPRVKNIIEGTLQYYGVPVSAETPSDLTKVDPDALAEQAAAKNGNTAVEKNNTPARQAGEGEVLVPDLKGLTIRQAGELLGKMDLRYEFSGSGLAYKQSPEAGKIVNRGDTIEVLFGTDE, encoded by the coding sequence GTGAAAAAAACGAAGCAGTATTTTTACCGAGAGTGGCTTGTCTATGGCCTGCTCATCGGGTTGAGCGTCTTAATATTAGGCAGACTGTTTTACCTTCAGGTTATCAATTCCGCAGCGTTAAAGGCCAGAGGTGCAGCTTTCCAGGCGACAAGCCAGACCATGCTTTATGAGCGGGGAACCATTACGGATGCACAGGGCAATGTGCTGGCGAAAAGTGTGCCGGTGAAGGATGTCTATGCCGATCCGCGAATGCTGGATGAATCCATCGCTAAGGATAAAACGCTGACAAGCGAGCAAATATTACAAAAAAAAGAGAAAATCGCTCAAAATATTGCGGCCATTTTGGGGGAAGATAAAAATGATATTCTTACCCTGCTGCGAAAAGACTTGGCATGGGTCAGCCTGAAACGGCAGGTAGATATCAGTACTGTGGAAAAACTTAAAAAACTTAACATAAAAGGGATCGGCTTTACGGATAATTATAAAAGAACCTATCCGGCCGGGGAGATGGGAGCAGCGATACTTGGTATCGTCAATATGGCCGGAGAGGGGGTTGAGGGCCTGGAGTATTCCTACAACGCCGAACTTAAAGGGGAAGCAAATTTAGAGAATCCGGAAGAAACAGATCAAAATAATGAGATTCAGAATAATGTACACTCAGGTGACAATTTAACCCTGACCCTCGATTCCACTATTCAGCATCTCATTGAACACGAACTGGATGATATTGTCGCAGAAACCAAGCCACAAAGAGCGGTCATCCTGGCCATGGACCCCAAGACCGGCAAAATACTTGGTATGGGCTCCAGACCGTCTTACGATCCGAATAACTATGCCTCCACCAAACCGGACCAAAGAAAGAATCTAGCCATCAGCATGATCTATGAACCTGGATCTACATTTAAAATTATTACCGGAGCGGCGGCGCTTGAGGAAAACACTATTAATACAACCCAGCTCTTTAGTGATCCAGGTTATCTGGTTGTCGGCGGCCGCCGGATCACAAACTGGGATTCGGATAGAAAGGCGCATGGCAATATTACCTTTGTGGATGGTATGAAACTGTCTTCCAACGTCGTCCTGGCCCAAGTCGGTCAAAAGCTCGGCAAAGACCTATTCTATACATACTTGAAGTCTTTTGGCTTCGGCAGTTTGACAGATGTTGACATTTCCGGTGAAGAAAGGGGCCTTTTAATTGACAAGAGCAAGATCAAAAGCATTGAACTGGCGACGATGTCGTTCGGTCAGGCTAACCTTGTCACCCCAGTTCAGCTTTTAACGGCGATTTGTGCGGTGGCCAACGGGGGCCACCTGATGCAGCCGTATATTGTGGAAAATATCAAGAATAAAGACGGAGAGATCATCAGTAAAACCCAGCCGAAGGTTGTCCGGCAGGTTATTTCCGAGACAACCAGCAAGACCGTGAGCGATATTCTCGTAAGTGTCGTCGACAGCGGTACCGGAAGCCGGGCCAAAATCCCCGGTATTAAAGTTGCAGGCAAAACCGGAACGGCCCAGAAAATTGACCCTAAAACCGGAATGTATTCAGATACGGATTATATCGTCTCTTTTGTAGGCTATGCGCCGGCTAACGATCCAAAGATTGCTGTACTGGTCGTTATTGATACGCCGCATGCTCCGGTCATCCAGGGGGGAACACTCGGTGGACCGCGCGTTAAAAATATAATTGAAGGCACTTTGCAATATTATGGTGTGCCGGTTTCTGCTGAGACCCCGAGTGATCTTACCAAGGTTGACCCTGACGCTCTGGCGGAGCAAGCAGCCGCTAAAAACGGTAATACGGCAGTAGAAAAGAACAATACCCCTGCCAGACAGGCCGGGGAAGGCGAAGTCCTTGTACCTGATCTAAAAGGACTCACCATCAGACAAGCTGGCGAATTACTCGGAAAAATGGATTTGCGCTATGAATTCAGCGGTAGCGGCCTCGCCTATAAGCAGTCACCGGAAGCCGGCAAAATTGTCAATCGGGGAGATACGATCGAAGTTCTGTTTGGGACAGATGAGTAG
- a CDS encoding LysM domain-containing protein: MYFGRKSGYMNQPPAVNMMNQPDMTGMMNQPDMMGMMNQPEMMSQYEQMGPEGMYAEQTQAGYTCDPCGCTPYYEHMEVHKPLPEVYVVQKGDTVYKIAQRYGLDWRELAGYNHLGNPDLIYPGERLFIPPR; encoded by the coding sequence ATGTACTTCGGAAGAAAATCCGGCTATATGAATCAGCCGCCGGCTGTAAATATGATGAATCAGCCTGATATGACCGGTATGATGAACCAGCCAGATATGATGGGCATGATGAATCAGCCGGAAATGATGTCTCAGTATGAACAGATGGGTCCTGAAGGCATGTATGCGGAGCAGACGCAGGCAGGGTATACCTGCGATCCATGCGGTTGTACACCTTATTATGAGCACATGGAGGTTCATAAGCCGCTGCCGGAAGTTTATGTCGTTCAAAAAGGGGACACCGTTTACAAAATTGCGCAGAGGTATGGACTGGATTGGCGTGAACTTGCTGGGTATAACCATCTAGGCAATCCCGATCTTATCTATCCCGGTGAAAGACTATTTATTCCTCCCAGATAG
- the trxB gene encoding thioredoxin-disulfide reductase → MYDLIIVGGGPAGLTAAIYAARGGLKTVVVESMMPGGQAAATEKIENYPGFPEGITGFDLMNAFYKQALNQGAEFIFEPVLHLDLQKEVKTVVTGQRTLEAKAVIIAAGSKPRSLGVAGEDSFHGRGVSYCATCDGAFYKGKKVAVIGGGNAALEEGAYLTKFASEVYIVHRRKEFRASQIAVQRAEENPKVKFVLDSVVQEIAGNDKVQKIILKDVGSDAVEEIEVDGVFIYIGTEPNTKFTSEYFEVDQYGYIITDALLKTNKQGVYAAGDIRNTPLRQVATAVGDGALAAVQVEKYLAEMD, encoded by the coding sequence ATGTATGATCTGATTATTGTCGGAGGAGGCCCTGCAGGGCTTACGGCGGCCATTTATGCGGCAAGGGGCGGATTAAAAACAGTCGTTGTCGAATCTATGATGCCGGGCGGGCAGGCAGCGGCGACAGAAAAAATTGAAAATTATCCGGGATTTCCAGAAGGGATTACCGGCTTCGATTTGATGAATGCATTTTATAAACAGGCCTTGAATCAGGGCGCTGAATTCATTTTCGAACCGGTTTTGCATTTGGATCTTCAGAAAGAAGTGAAAACGGTTGTGACCGGACAGCGGACCCTGGAAGCAAAAGCGGTGATCATTGCTGCCGGATCCAAGCCGCGTTCTTTAGGTGTAGCAGGAGAAGACAGTTTTCACGGACGCGGCGTATCGTATTGCGCCACTTGCGACGGGGCGTTCTATAAGGGAAAGAAAGTCGCCGTCATCGGTGGTGGAAATGCCGCGCTTGAGGAAGGCGCCTACCTGACAAAGTTTGCTTCGGAAGTCTATATCGTTCATCGCCGGAAAGAATTCAGAGCTTCGCAGATCGCAGTCCAGAGGGCGGAAGAAAACCCGAAAGTTAAGTTTGTCCTGGACAGTGTTGTTCAGGAGATCGCTGGGAATGATAAAGTACAGAAAATCATTCTTAAAGATGTCGGTTCAGACGCTGTGGAAGAAATTGAGGTTGACGGTGTATTCATTTACATCGGCACTGAACCAAATACCAAGTTTACATCAGAATACTTCGAAGTCGATCAATATGGGTATATTATCACAGATGCTTTGCTGAAAACAAATAAGCAAGGGGTCTATGCGGCTGGAGATATCCGCAATACCCCTTTGAGGCAAGTTGCAACCGCAGTCGGGGACGGAGCGCTTGCGGCCGTTCAGGTTGAAAAGTATCTGGCGGAAATGGATTAG
- a CDS encoding rhomboid family intramembrane serine protease has translation MNTTYKEELKVFYVTYLLVLINAVVFLVMELAGGTQNPYVLIFFGAKMNTLIDAGQYWRLLTSMFIHIGFTHLLFNVYALIALGKLAERLFGHGRFLLIYLFSGLAGSLISYLWGPELSAGASGAIFGLLGAIIIYGCRKPAFWRTGLITNLAIVLGINLVFGVVFSGIDNFAHLGGLFGGAVSSALLLFLQRQRQNLH, from the coding sequence ATGAATACTACATATAAGGAAGAATTGAAAGTTTTTTATGTAACCTATTTGCTTGTCTTGATCAATGCAGTTGTTTTTCTTGTCATGGAGCTAGCCGGGGGGACGCAAAACCCATACGTCCTGATTTTTTTTGGGGCCAAAATGAATACATTGATTGATGCAGGGCAATACTGGCGTCTCTTGACCAGTATGTTCATACATATCGGTTTTACCCACCTATTGTTTAACGTGTACGCACTGATTGCTCTGGGAAAATTAGCCGAGAGATTGTTTGGCCATGGCCGCTTTTTGCTGATTTACCTGTTCAGCGGTCTGGCCGGGTCACTCATCAGTTATCTCTGGGGGCCCGAATTGTCGGCAGGTGCCTCTGGAGCGATATTCGGTCTGCTAGGGGCAATCATTATTTATGGCTGCAGAAAGCCAGCGTTTTGGAGGACGGGTCTGATTACCAATCTTGCAATCGTTCTCGGCATTAACTTAGTCTTTGGTGTTGTTTTTTCAGGCATTGATAATTTTGCTCATTTAGGTGGACTTTTCGGCGGCGCTGTCAGTAGTGCGCTTCTGCTTTTTTTGCAGCGCCAAAGACAAAATTTACATTGA